GGAATCCTCCTACTGTCCGATAGTTGATTTGCCTTCCCTTCCTTTCCCCCCCTGAATGTAGGCATAGTCTCGTGTATCGAACCATGTAAATCTTGTTTCTGTTATTGTTTTCGTTCATCTTTATTTTTCGCGATAAACCAATTAGTTGCGTTTACATTAGCAGAAGATGTTCAAACCTCGCCCATCCGAGTTATCTGGCGTTCTTACCATCagggaaggagaaaaaaaacaaaggaaggaATGAGACAATGTATGCCATGGCAAAGCAGATCTCTGTcaaaaaaaacaaccaccacAAGGTCCACCAGCCTCTTTAGCTGGGCAGTCTCGGAAGGAAAATATGACAGCAAGAAGAATGAAGGAAAATAGAGGAGGAGAAACATCCGTCGGTTTTCCGTTAAACTACCAGCCAAACAAAAACCCTATTACATCAAGGAAacacaaatgagagagagagagagagagagggagggagggacgCTTATTCCGAGACTCACTGCACGCGATTGACAAGCGTGCATTGCGCCTGGAAGAAAGAAAACAGCGACGAAGCCTCTGGGAACGCATCCGAATCCGGAGACTGCGGGGGTGTAATTGTCGTTTCATCGTCCACGACGACATTCCCGCTGCTTCGGGCGCTCGGGATTACCAACTgctcctcctcttctccctccCCCAAATGCATGGGGGAGAGAACGAGCGGCGACAGCAGGGGAATGGCGCAGCACGAGGGAGCCTCGTTGGAACGAGCACAATAATAAGGGTTCTCGGTTTCGCCGTCGACGACCATCTGATCGAGCTGGAGAGCTGCCGGAGCCTGTTTCTGTAGCCTGGTTTGGGGTACTGGTTGGACCAGCCACGGTTTTGCCTTGCATTCGGCTTTGACGTTCTCGTTGTTGCTTGTCTCCATTTGTTGAGCCACAAAGATGTTttgtgatctctctctctcctctctctctctctctctctcggggtGATCAATGTTATGGTGGATGGatataaaagaaagagaaagggaagggcGGGTGCGTGTGGTACGAGAGGATAGGAGTGAGGCATGGATGGTGGTAAATGGGACTTTGTCTTCTTGGGGAGCGGGAAATAAGGGGCGTCGGTTATAGTGGCAAAGGTGGGAAGGTCTTCGAATTGGTATTATGCAGTGAGTTATACAGCATTGTGTTGCACATTTTTTAGCCGTCGAATCGTGCATTCGACGGTTTAGATCTCATCTTAACACTTAACAATTGAAAGTCGTTTATTGTCGAGATGAAATTCGAACCGTCGAATGCACGATCTGACGGCTCGAAAGTACGCAACACGATATCATTGTACAACTGTATCCTCCAATTCGTGTGGGTAAGGGGAAAAAGGTTAATTAATTTTGAATGTCAGTTACGGGAAACGGATTTTTGCTAAATACTCCTATGTGCTTGTCTTGACCTATTGTTTTTATTGCTTTATATAGTACCCAATAAAGTGTCATAATTGAGGGAGAGGCTACGAATTtatattttcttccttccccACACGTAAACATGTGAAGCGACTATGAGAGAAACCGTAGATATTAGGTAGAAGCTCGTGAAAGTTGGCTCCgaatacctttttttttgtcacacataGTTATCTAGTCTACCCTTATGGGAATAGAAGAGGGGTACCGCTAAGCGGCATATAGGTGGAGCAAACCCACACCAAGCCCTCGCGCTGCTGGCATCGAACCATCACCTTTTATGTGGAACAGATGAGGAAGTGCCGTTGGGTTACAAGCCCGTTTGACATCCGAAATATCttatattaccaaaaaaacccaaagagtTCAACTTTCGTAAACCACACTTTAATTTTAATTGCTTATGCAGCCAGACTTGGACTGGACAGTTGGGTGATGCGGGTaacatttcttatttttctggtATAGTAATACAGCTGTTACCTTGTTTCacttaacttcttttttttttgagtattttaggttttgtctttaatcaattttttttgcatttgttaatttgcGTTagaattttgtggattattagttcgtctcggtgagaggaatcgaaataataaaaaattatgattttaatctaaatattttaaaaacatccaagataaaactcaaaaaacacaattttttaataaagacaaattttttttaaaatcaaatagCTATGTGAAAAAAGGCctaaattgaattatttttaataCTATGCAGTAGTAGTTATGTATTTTACCGAACTTGGTGTACTCATCAATTGTGAGCGGAAAGAGGAGACCACCAACAATAAAATTGGTCAAGTGGTCAATAGATAAGAACAAGTTTGTGTGTATACAGAATCACCATCAACTGTcaaccgtctctctctctctctccctgatCGTCCAGAATGGCTTGCAGCGTGTCCGCTCCAACTCTGCTCAACCTAAAGCACTCACACTCACCACTACTTCAGCCCAAGAAATCGAAAACCCGTTTCTCTATCCCCTATATCAACTGCTCACACCCACCTTCCAAATTCCTTTTCTTCTCATCCTCCATTGCTCAATTTAGACATCCCGTGTCTAAAAATCTGAACTTTCTCTCCGGTGGCACCGCCATATCGAAGGTAACCATGCTAATTGAATAACTACGATCTGTTGCTTTTTTGAGGGTTTTCTGAGGATTAGCAACTGTGTTGAATTACTTGACATTTTTTGGGTAGGTTCGAGCATCTGCTGGGGGAGAAGCAAAGTCGCTTGGTTCTGACGCAACATATCAAGAAGCCTTCTCTTGGCCTTCTGTTATTATCCCGTACGCCCCATTGATTTCAGGAATagctttttattctttttgttgaCGGGTACTTTCTTCTTAGAATTTCGGTTGAAGGGTACTCAAATTTGTGTTCGAATTAGTTCTATGATCATGGGTTGGTGGCAAATTTAACGAGCATTTGGGTTTCTCCTTCAATCCTGTGCATGTTTTCGACTTTCGTTTTTTGATAGTaggttctttttttgttttaaatttgttgGAAGGGTACTCAAATTAGTGTATTCGTAAATTTTACGAGTAAGAGTTCATTAATACATGATTGGTGGCAATTTCGCAAAGCTTTTAGGGTTCTCCTACAAAAATAGGGGATTGATATGTTATTTGTTACTATTATACTGTTTAATCAAGTTGTGGAAGTGGTTTCTTGCTTGAAGAAGgagaaagctatggtacacataGTTTGTACCCAACAATGTTACGTGTTGGTTGGTGAAtgtcacatattttttttggtataactATGATAGGTCTGTACCATAGAAGAGTAAAGTACGCATATTTATCGTCAAGTTATGAGTTTGATGGTTCATGCGTTATGCATTTTTTATAGTTCAATTTGTTGCATATTTGTTTGATTCGTTTGTTGTGACTTTTATAGTGTTTGTAAAGTAATATTCTGGTCAGTATGGATAGACTCTGTACGGTGACACAAACATGTTAACAATTATTTTGGTTGgttattgaaatttttggtGTTTAGTTACGCAGCAGGTTGCGCAAATACTGATCAAAGTTATACCGGAGATGTACCATATGCTTCTCCAAAGAATCAAGAACTTTAATTTGTCCTCTCAAAAGTAGGAAAGCATTTTGGTATATATGCTAATTCCTCTGATAAGGTACTGAAATTAGTGATCATACTAACTTTATGATTGAGAGTTGGAGCAATGTTGCTAAGTATTTAGGTTTTTCCTACCATACTTGGAGGTTAAAGTTCAATATTCTGCTTAGTCAAGTTCTGGAGGTAGTTTCTTGCTTGAAGAATCAAGATCTTCTTTAATTTGTGATTTCAAATGTAGGAAAGCATTTATAGTTTACATAGAAAAGATGTTTATCCACTAAAACATTTATTCATATTCTTATCGGGTACGTGTTATCGAATAAGGTCCATTGTAGAGAGAGTGAACAGGTCATTTCCTTGATTTCTTTCAATAACTTGTATCATAAAATTTCAGGTTTCTTTTTCCAGCCTTAGGAGGCTTATTATTTGGGTATGACATTGGTGCAACCTCTGGTGCCACACTATCACTGCTGGTACAGTAACTGTACATGGGACAGTTTACAACTGTGCTAATGCTCTCTTTGATTCCAATTTGTATTCAGACATCTAAATTCCTGATTTTGGCGATCTTGTAGTCACCTGAACTTAGTGGCACAGCTTGGTTCAACCTTTCAGCCGTTCAGCTTGGTCTAGTGGTATGGTTTCCTACTTGCTGTACTATCCCGTATGTAGGGGACTGTGTAAATTATCCCCATCAAGCCGTGCCAATGGACCAGTGTCAGTTTCTTTTCATACCTGGCTTTATTTACAGGTTAGCGGCTCCCTTTATGGAGCTCTTCTTGGTTCCATTCTGGTCTACCCAATAGCTGATTTCCTTGGTACATCTCTCTACATATTTATATATTCAAAGCGATGTTCAAAACAAGTCCATGATTCTTTTTCCGCTTATTCGTAGCTGATTTTGTGAAGGGAGGAGGCGAGAACTTATCCTAGCAGCTCTATTATATGCGTTTGGGGGTTTGGTCACTGCCTCTGCTCCAGGCCTTGGGGTTCTATTAATAGGACGGCTCGTATATGGCCTTGGTATTGGTTTGGTGAGTTCAAAATGGACTCTTTCCGTAGTAGCTGTATAGTGATACTTCGGCTAAATTTTGATCCTATATTTATGGAGTTTCATTTGAGAAAGGAAAAGTAAAGGGATCtctgaagcttttttttttttcccactcttttccttttccttttgttttccctCCACACATCCAAGATCTAAATGCAGCCTAGAAAATAGTATTGACTATTGAGGTATCTTAGCATATCTGTCTTGACAGGCAATGCATGGAGCTCCTCTTTATATTGCAGAGACTTGCCCATCTCAGATTCGTGGGACTTTAATATCACTGAAAGAACTCTTCATCGTTCTCGGGATTTTGGTATGTTTCTAATTGACCTTTATTATCATTGGTAGGTTTCCAAAACAAGTGTCTCTCAGccatctatttattttatttttctatcatGAATGAATTGGAAATGGTATTTTGTAGTTGGGTTACTTCGTGGGTAGCTTTCAGATTGATGTAGTTGGAGGGTGGCGTTACATGTATGGGGTTAGTGCCCCAGTAGCTCTGATAATGGGATTAGGTATGTGGAGTCTGCCACCATCTCCACGCTGGTTACTCCTCCAGGCAGTTCAAGGTAAGGGGTCTCTACAGGAGCTCAAAGAGAAAGCCATCTCTGCCTACAGCAGGTTAAGGGGTCGACCCGTCGGTGACAAAGTTTCTGAGAGGCAAATTGAAGATACCCTTGGCTCTCTCAAGTCTGCTTATACAGATGAAGAATCTGAAGGAAGTATTTGGGAAATATTTCAGGGGCCAAGTCTGAAAGCATTCATCATTGGTGGAGGTTTGGTCCTTTTTCAACAGGTATTATTTTGTGATAACTAGTTGTTTcctaaattttatatttatccTCTTGTGTCCTTTCACGATAACTGATTGTACCACAACCAATTGAATTTGACAGATAACTGGGCAGCCAAGTGTTCTATACTATGCTGGTCCAATCCTCCAGGTACTTTGAGTGATCCACTCTTTTGTGCACATCATCAATTTGTCCAACATTGTGAGTGGTGTCTCGAGTTCATTCAGGACTATATTTATATGCCATTTGGGATCCACGGCATCAGCCCCAACCGCTAGGCCTAATGACCTGTCGGTCATTCTTGGGATTTTTTCCCCAATTCCTCATTTTAGTTTCCTTATATCAAAAGGTTATGCAGGACTTAGCTTGTTCATTGTATTCTCCTTTTCCATAGTGAGATTTTTGCCATTGGACATAAGcttttttcaatttagcccaACTGCACAAGTCCTTTTCTCACATTATTGCCCCCTTTTCTTCTTCAGGATTCCTCATAACACCTTAACcatgtctcatttttattttgtattgttTCTCAAGAGTGCTGGGTTCTCTGCTGCTGCCGATGCTACTCGAGTTTCAGTTGTGATAGGACTGTTTAAGGTACGCCTACTTTTATTTTCTGAAGTTCAGCTCTCAAACTCTTCAGTTGCACGATTTGAGTTCATCGTTTGTTCCATACTGCACTTTGTAagagtaattaatttttctgATTTATGTTCATGCAGCTGGTGATGACAAGTGTAGCTGTCCTAAAAGTTGATGATCTTGGGAGAAGACCCTTGCTTATTGGCGGTGTCAGTGGAATTGTATGCATATTGTTTACTCACAAAAAATAACTTCGATTTTGTTATTTGGTGAAGAGAAGCTTTAAGTCCACTTTGTCTCTATATACCACAGGCCCTTTCATTACTTCTCCTCTCAGCTTATTACAAATTTCTGGGAGGCTTTCCTCTTCTTGCAGTTGCTGCTTTACTTCTTTATGTTGGATGCTACCAGGTATACATTATCTTGTTGATTCACCCTTTATCCATTCATTTAATCTGGTTtatcttcaaaaatatgttcggGAGTCATGCTTCCCTGGGACTTCCCTGGAAGCGTAACTTATATCATCGAGCTTCCAAAGAAAAAGTCTTGGactaataaaattgaaagacagaCAATCTTCTAAAACCATATTTCGATGTCGAAGTTAACCtttcaaagagagaaaaagaatgaCTGTTGTCAATGTTAAGGCTGGATAGTGATCTCTCTGTTCATATAATTCTATTTCAGATATCATTTGGACCGATCAGTTGGCTAATGGTATCAGAGATATTTCCACTTCGCACAAGAGGAAAAGGGATTAGTCTTTCAGTTCTTACAAACTTTGGTTCAAATGCTATCGTGACATTTGCTTTCTCACCGCTAAAGGTATTGGTTGCCTCCTGCAAATCCTATTCACTTCAAAGGCAAGCTTTTCACTGGCATCATAACTAACGTTTTCAAATTCTGCAGGAGTTGCTGGGCGGAGCAaaccttttccttcttttcgGGGCAATTGCTTTGGTATCACTTTTGTTCGTTGTACTCGTCGTCCCAGAGACTAAAGGATTGAGCTTGGAAGATATTGAGACCAAAATCTTGAAGTGAAAGCTCCAAAATGCAACAACTTTGGTGAAACTTCCCAGAACTTTCTAAGTGTGGTTTGGGGAGGTGCCAACTACTGTAACCAACACCCCATCAATCTCTTGTACATTAACTGCTAGTTTTCTCAT
The sequence above is a segment of the Rhododendron vialii isolate Sample 1 chromosome 13a, ASM3025357v1 genome. Coding sequences within it:
- the LOC131314682 gene encoding D-xylose-proton symporter-like 3, chloroplastic translates to MACSVSAPTLLNLKHSHSPLLQPKKSKTRFSIPYINCSHPPSKFLFFSSSIAQFRHPVSKNLNFLSGGTAISKVRASAGGEAKSLGSDATYQEAFSWPSVIIPFLFPALGGLLFGYDIGATSGATLSLLSPELSGTAWFNLSAVQLGLVVSGSLYGALLGSILVYPIADFLGRRRELILAALLYAFGGLVTASAPGLGVLLIGRLVYGLGIGLAMHGAPLYIAETCPSQIRGTLISLKELFIVLGILLGYFVGSFQIDVVGGWRYMYGVSAPVALIMGLGMWSLPPSPRWLLLQAVQGKGSLQELKEKAISAYSRLRGRPVGDKVSERQIEDTLGSLKSAYTDEESEGSIWEIFQGPSLKAFIIGGGLVLFQQITGQPSVLYYAGPILQSAGFSAAADATRVSVVIGLFKLVMTSVAVLKVDDLGRRPLLIGGVSGIALSLLLLSAYYKFLGGFPLLAVAALLLYVGCYQISFGPISWLMVSEIFPLRTRGKGISLSVLTNFGSNAIVTFAFSPLKELLGGANLFLLFGAIALVSLLFVVLVVPETKGLSLEDIETKILK